One Phaseolus vulgaris cultivar G19833 chromosome 2, P. vulgaris v2.0, whole genome shotgun sequence DNA window includes the following coding sequences:
- the LOC137809058 gene encoding S-protein homolog 4-like, translated as MGIFGKSVSFIWVLILIVSSANNSRVFGQLIIEVTNALDNGSLDLTVACPNIDGKSYLMHPGGFHEWINNGVATQSGGPSFLCSFQWKGASHMFNMYVPSRDNDCEECHWFAKETGPCRVYNRPNKPTICSKWD; from the coding sequence ATGGGTATCTTTGGTAAAAGTGTATCATTCATATGGGTATTGATCCTTATAGTGTCATCTGCAAACAATTCTAGAGTTTTTGGACAGTTGATTATTGAGGTGACAAATGCTTTGGACAATGGAAGTTTAGACTTAACCGTTGCTTGTCCCAATATTGATGGTAAAAGTTACCTTATGCATCCTGGTGGTTTCCATGAATGGATTAATAATGGTGTTGCTACTCAATCAGGAGGCCCATCGTTCCTTTGTTCTTTTCAGTGGAAAGGAGCATCTCACATGTTTAACATGTACGTTCCTTCTAGGGACAATGATTGCGAAGAGTGTCATTGGTTTGCCAAAGAAACTGGACCATGTAGAGTTTATAACCGTCCCAACAAACCTACCATTTGCTCTAAGTGGGATTGA
- the LOC137809059 gene encoding histidine kinase 4-like — MTMGVNRRVAEGALKKFGADVKFAESGKAVLEMLQLPQNFDACFMDIQMPEMDGFQATCQIRMMKSKANEEMKNGSEWHVPILAMTADVIHATYDECLKRGMDGYVSSHLRKRICIRKLQSFPNQRPSQTHHNLLLTRQPTRTLETTHSISQSV, encoded by the exons ATGACAATGGGGGTAAACCGGAGGGTTGCTGAAGGTGCTCTGAAAAAGTTTGGAGCTGATGTGAAATTTGCTGAAAGTGGCAAAGCCGTACTTGAAATGCTGCAATTGCCTCAAAATTTTGATGCTTGCTTCATGGATATTCAAATGCCAGAAATGGACGG ATTTCAAGCAACATGCCAAATTCGGATGATGAAGAGCAAGGCAAATGAGGAGATGAAGAATGGGAGTGAGTGGCATGTGCCTATATTGGCCATGACAGCTGATGTGATCCATGCTACATATGATGAGTGCTTGAAACGTGGCATGGATGGATATGTCTCAAGCCATTTAAGGAAAAGAATCTGTATCAGGAAGTTGCAAAGTTTCCCAAATCAAAGACCTTCTCAGACTCATCACAATCTGCTTCTTACAAGGCAACCAACTAGAACATTGGAGACAACACATTCTATATCACAATCTGTTTGA